One Microbacterium marinum genomic window, ACCGCTCGGCGATGAGGAGGGTGTTGTCACAGGCCTCGGGGTGATCGCGGAACAGCTGCCGCATCTCCTGTGCCGTCTTGATGTAGTAGCCGTCGCCGTCGAACTTGAAGCGGTTGGGATCGTCCAGCGTCGACCCGGACTGCACACACAGGAGCGCTTCGTGCGCGTCGGCTTCGTGCTGATGCGTGTAGTGCGAGTCGTTCGTGGCGACCAGGGGGATCTGAAGATCCTTCGCGAGGCGGATGAGATCGCTCATCACCCGGCGCTCGATGGGCAGCCCGTGGTCCATGATCTCGGCGAAGTAGTTCTCCTTGCCGAAGATGTCCTGGAACTCCGCGGCCGCCGCACGCGCCGCCTCGTACTGGCCGAGCCGGAGTCGGGTCTGCACCTCACCCGAGGGGCATCCGGTCGTCGCGATAAGTCCCTTCCCGTAGGTCTGGAGCAGCTCTCGGTCCATGCGGGGCTTGAAGTAGTAACCCTCCATGCTCGAGCGCGAACTCAGCCGGAACAGGTTGTGCATGCCCTCGGTGGTCTGGCTCCACATGGTCATGTGGGTGTAGGCGCCCGAACCCGAGACGTCGTCGCTCTTCTGGTCGGGCGAACCCCACTGCACGCGCGACTTGTCGCTGCGGTGAGTACCGGGCGTCACGTAGGCCTCGAGCCCGATGATCGGCTTCACCCCGGCGTTCCGGGCGGCGTTGTAGAACTCGAACGCCGCGAACGTGTTCCCGTGATCGGTGACGGCGATCGCCGGCATCCCATAATCGGCCGCCGCCTGCGTCATGGCGTTGATCTTGGCCGCACCGTCGAGCATCGAGTACTCGCTGTGCACGTGCAGATGGACGAAGGAATCGGATGCCACCTCTCGAGTCTACGAAGGGGTCGGACATCGCCGACCCGGATCGCCGTAGGTCGGACCAGGTCGCCTCAGGTTCACCCTCAGGGTGAGCATCGATGGGGAACCTAGGCTGGGTCCATGGCCACTCCCAATTTCGTCCTCACCCTGCGCGAGAAGATCGGCACGGATCCCCTGCCCCTGGTCGGTGTGACGGCGATCGTCTTCAAGGACGAGAAGGTTCTGATCGGCCGTCGAGCCGACAACGGCGCATGGCAGCCCGTCTCCGGCATCATCGACCCCGGTGAGGAACCCGCCGATGCGGCCGTCCGGGAATGCCGCGAGGAGGCAGGCATCGAGGTGCGCGTCACGCGGCTCGCCCACGTGCAGCAGGTCCCGCGCGTCGTGTACGCGAACGGCGACCAGGTCGACTACCTCGACCTCGTATTCCGCTGCGACTGGGTGGCGGGCGAACCCCACCCCGCCGACGGCGAATTGACCGAGGTCGGGTGGTACGGCCTCGGCGAGCTGGTGGAGGTCGACCAGACCCACGTGCGGAAGATCGCCCTCGCCA contains:
- a CDS encoding NUDIX hydrolase, which encodes MATPNFVLTLREKIGTDPLPLVGVTAIVFKDEKVLIGRRADNGAWQPVSGIIDPGEEPADAAVRECREEAGIEVRVTRLAHVQQVPRVVYANGDQVDYLDLVFRCDWVAGEPHPADGELTEVGWYGLGELVEVDQTHVRKIALAIAEDDPASFHGGR